The DNA window AAGATTAGGTTGGTCAAATTGGGTAAGAGCATGGACAGCAGAAGAAAACAGACACGGAGATTTATTAAACAAATATCTTTATCTGTGTGGAAGAGTCAACATGAGAGAAGTTGAAATTACCACTCAATATTTAATCAACGATGGTTTTGATCTGGGAACCAGTATGGATCCTTACAGAAACTTTATCTATACAAGTTTTCAGGAAACAGCAACCAATATTTCTCACAGAAGAGTAGGTACATTGGCAAAACAGTCCGGAAACGGAAAACTTGCTAAAATGTGTGGGGTAATTGCTGCAGATGAGGCAAGACACGCCAAAGCTTACAAGCATTTTGTTGCTAAAATCCTTGAAATTGATCCTTCAGAAATGATTCTTGCATTTGAAGATATGATGCGTAAGAAAATCGTAATGCCGGCTCACCTGATGAGACAATCAGGGCAGAAAGCAGGAGAACTTTGGGGACATTTTTCAGACGCTGCACAGAGATGTATGGTGTATACAGGACAAGATTATATTAATATTATGAAAGATCTGTTGGACGAATGGAAGATTGAACATGTAAAAGGTCTTACAGAAAAAGCAGAAAAAGCTCAGGAGTATCTGATGAAGCTTCCGGGAAGATTACAGAAAATCACCGACAGAGTTTCTACTCCGGATCTTCAGTTCCAGTTTAGCTGGGTGAAGAGCTAGTAGTTCATATTATTATTTAAATTATAAAAGTATTGAGTGCCTTTCTTTTTGGCACTCTTTTTTATTTCTTATCTTTGCAAAGCTAAAAAAAGAACAAAATGTTAAATAATAAAAAGATTGCTGTTGACTTTGACGGAACTATTGTTGATGATGCTTATCCGGCAATTGGGAAGGCTAAAATTTTCGCTTTCGAAACTTTAAGAAGACTGCAAACAGAAGGGTACAGACTCATTCTTTGGACATATAGACATGGAAAAACGTTAGATGAAGCTGTAGAATTCTGCAAGCAAAACGGAATAGAATTTTATGCCGTGAATTCAAGTTTTGAAGGAGAGGTTTTTGATTCCGAAAATCAATCCAGAAAATTAGATGCAGATTGGTTCATTGATGACAGAAACCTTGGAGGGTTTCCGGGATGGGGCGAAATCTATAATATTATTCAGGAAAGAATAGAATTCCGTGTGGAAGGAAAAGAAGTTCTTGCCTATTCAAAACTAAAAAAGGAAAAGAAAAAAGGTCTTTTCTGGTAGAAAATATAACAATTTAAAAGTGTACCGATTGATCAACACCTATTGTTACACTTATACACTAATACATTGGTAAGATTAATACAATGATTCAATTAAAAACGATAGACGAATTACGTCTGATGAAGGAGAGTGCCCGATTAGTATCTAAAACATTGGGAATGTTGGCGAAAGAAATTAAACCGGGGATTACAACTTTATATTTAGATAAACTGGCACATGATTTTATCAAAGATCATGGCGCTGAACCTGCATTTTTAGGATACGGAGGCTTCCCGAACTCTTTGTGTATTTCTCCAAACGATCAGGTTGTTCATGGTTTTCCTAATAACGATGTGGTAAAAGAAGGAGATGTTCTTTCTGTAGACTGTGGAGTTATTTTAAACGGATTTGTAGGAGACCATGCCTACACTTTTGAAATTGGTGAAGTAAAACCGGAGGTTAAAAAACTATTACAGGTTACTAAAGAATCCCTTTATAAAGGAATTGAGCAGTGTATCAGAGGAAAAAGAATCGGAGATATTTCTCACGCTATCCAGGCACATTGTGAAAAAGAAGGATACGGAGTGGTAAGAGAACTTGTAGGACACGGATTAGGAAGAAAGATGCACGAAGATCCTCAAGTACCCAACTATGGAAGACAAGGAAGTGGAAAAATCATCAAAGACGGTTTAGCAATTGCTATCGAACCGATGGTTAACATGGGTACTGAAAAAGTAAAATTCCATAATGACGGATGGACGGTGACTACGTTGGATAATATGCCTTCTGCTCACTTTGAACATGATGTAGCTGTTATCAATGGTAAACCGGTATTGCTTTCCACATTTGAATATGTATATGAAGCATTGGGAATTGTAAGTGATGAAGAAAAGCAGTTCCAACTGGATTTTTAATGAAAAAGATCACGAAGCTTTTACTGAATAAAATTCCACGTCCGATGCTTATTAAACTAAGTATCTGGGCAAGACCTTTGATCTATCAGTTTTTCAAAGGCGAAGACTTCTATGATCCAATTGATGGAAGATCTTACCGTAAGTTTCTTCCGTATGGATATGGGAAACAGAGAGAAAATGCACTTTCTCCGGGAACTTTAAGCCTGGAAAGACACCGCCAGATGTGGTTGTATCTTCAGAATGAGACTGATTTTTTCATCAAAAATTATAAAGTCCTGCATATTGCTCCTGAACAGGAATT is part of the Chryseobacterium lactis genome and encodes:
- a CDS encoding BT0820 family HAD-type phosphatase — protein: MLNNKKIAVDFDGTIVDDAYPAIGKAKIFAFETLRRLQTEGYRLILWTYRHGKTLDEAVEFCKQNGIEFYAVNSSFEGEVFDSENQSRKLDADWFIDDRNLGGFPGWGEIYNIIQERIEFRVEGKEVLAYSKLKKEKKKGLFW
- the map gene encoding type I methionyl aminopeptidase; its protein translation is MIQLKTIDELRLMKESARLVSKTLGMLAKEIKPGITTLYLDKLAHDFIKDHGAEPAFLGYGGFPNSLCISPNDQVVHGFPNNDVVKEGDVLSVDCGVILNGFVGDHAYTFEIGEVKPEVKKLLQVTKESLYKGIEQCIRGKRIGDISHAIQAHCEKEGYGVVRELVGHGLGRKMHEDPQVPNYGRQGSGKIIKDGLAIAIEPMVNMGTEKVKFHNDGWTVTTLDNMPSAHFEHDVAVINGKPVLLSTFEYVYEALGIVSDEEKQFQLDF
- a CDS encoding acyl-ACP desaturase — protein: MYQKLVRKEVMGILEKEVGSFLEKFLTPIEKIWQPSDYLPDPSSNEFKYDLEEIQTFAREMPYDLFVTLIGDCITEEALPSYESWLMGVDGINQEERLGWSNWVRAWTAEENRHGDLLNKYLYLCGRVNMREVEITTQYLINDGFDLGTSMDPYRNFIYTSFQETATNISHRRVGTLAKQSGNGKLAKMCGVIAADEARHAKAYKHFVAKILEIDPSEMILAFEDMMRKKIVMPAHLMRQSGQKAGELWGHFSDAAQRCMVYTGQDYINIMKDLLDEWKIEHVKGLTEKAEKAQEYLMKLPGRLQKITDRVSTPDLQFQFSWVKS